Proteins from one Pseudarthrobacter sp. BIM B-2242 genomic window:
- a CDS encoding helicase HerA-like domain-containing protein: MAKKTAAEKLATIQKGYTLEGATIELGAAIVDGELHKEAQVRLPLAMMNRHGLVAGATGTGKTVTLHMMAEQLSAAGVPVFLADIKGDLSGLATTATGSEKLKARTDSIGQAWAGKTYPVEFLALGGDGNGIPVRATITSFGPILLSRVMELNDTQESSLQLVFHFADKNNLELIDLKDLRAVIQFLTSDEGKDDLEELGGLSKATAGVILRELVNLEAQGLERFFGEPEFDTAELLRTAPDGRGVVTCLELPTLQTKPMLFSTFLMWLLADLFEDLPEAGDLDKPKLVFFLDEAHLLFNGASKAFLNAITTTVRLIRSKGVGIFFVTQTPKDVPADVLGQLANRIQHALRAFTPEDAKALKATVSTFPVSDYDLAETLTSAGIGEAVITVMNEKGAPTPVAHTRLRAPESVMGPSTDELIKNTVAGSALLAKYGTAVDNVSAYEKLTGKAAASTGDAAPGEPPVPGSAGDTGTGQADVDAEARRIEEEILGRPSSRPAPAPDRAPERARRAPEPAAPAGGGFAGDLAGALGGALGGGLKSMVRSMGTQLGRELLRGVFGTSSRRRR, from the coding sequence ATGGCCAAGAAAACCGCTGCAGAGAAGCTCGCCACCATCCAGAAGGGCTACACCCTGGAAGGTGCCACCATCGAACTGGGTGCCGCCATCGTCGACGGCGAACTGCACAAGGAAGCGCAGGTCCGGCTGCCGCTGGCCATGATGAACCGCCACGGGCTGGTGGCCGGCGCCACCGGCACCGGCAAGACTGTCACCCTGCACATGATGGCAGAGCAGCTGTCCGCGGCCGGCGTTCCCGTGTTCCTTGCAGATATCAAGGGCGACCTGTCCGGCCTGGCGACGACGGCAACCGGCAGCGAGAAACTGAAGGCCCGCACCGACAGCATCGGCCAGGCGTGGGCAGGCAAGACCTACCCGGTGGAGTTCCTTGCCCTGGGAGGGGACGGCAACGGCATTCCGGTACGCGCCACCATCACCTCGTTCGGCCCCATTCTGCTCTCCCGCGTGATGGAGCTCAACGACACCCAGGAGTCCAGCCTGCAGCTGGTCTTCCACTTTGCGGACAAAAACAACCTCGAGCTGATCGACCTCAAGGACCTCCGCGCCGTCATCCAGTTCCTCACCTCGGACGAAGGCAAGGATGACCTGGAGGAACTCGGCGGCCTGTCCAAGGCCACGGCCGGCGTCATCCTGCGGGAACTGGTGAACCTTGAGGCCCAGGGCCTGGAGAGGTTCTTCGGCGAGCCCGAGTTCGATACCGCCGAGCTGCTCCGGACCGCCCCGGACGGCCGCGGCGTGGTGACGTGCCTGGAGCTGCCCACGCTGCAGACCAAGCCGATGCTGTTCTCGACCTTCCTGATGTGGCTGCTGGCTGACCTGTTCGAAGACCTGCCCGAAGCGGGCGACCTGGACAAGCCCAAGCTGGTGTTCTTCCTGGACGAGGCCCATCTGCTCTTCAACGGCGCATCCAAGGCCTTCCTGAACGCCATCACCACCACCGTCCGGCTGATCCGGTCCAAGGGTGTGGGGATCTTCTTCGTCACCCAGACCCCCAAGGACGTGCCCGCCGACGTCCTGGGCCAGCTGGCCAACCGCATCCAGCACGCCCTCCGCGCGTTCACCCCCGAGGATGCGAAGGCCCTGAAAGCCACCGTTTCCACCTTCCCGGTCAGCGACTACGACCTCGCGGAAACCCTCACATCCGCGGGGATCGGCGAGGCTGTCATCACGGTGATGAACGAGAAGGGTGCGCCGACGCCGGTGGCCCACACCCGTCTGCGGGCCCCGGAATCCGTGATGGGCCCCAGCACTGACGAGCTCATCAAAAACACCGTCGCCGGGTCCGCACTGTTGGCCAAGTACGGTACCGCCGTGGACAACGTCTCCGCCTACGAGAAGCTCACCGGCAAGGCCGCAGCCTCCACCGGCGACGCCGCCCCGGGTGAGCCCCCGGTCCCAGGCAGCGCGGGAGACACCGGTACCGGCCAGGCCGACGTCGACGCTGAAGCCCGCCGCATCGAAGAAGAGATCCTCGGCCGGCCAAGCAGCCGCCCGGCACCGGCCCCGGACCGGGCCCCCGAACGGGCACGGCGTGCACCTGAGCCGGCCGCACCGGCGGGCGGCGGGTTCGCAGGCGATCTCGCCGGTGCCCTCGGCGGAGCGTTAGGCGGCGGACTCAAGAGCATGGTCCGGTCCATGGGCACCCAGCTCGGCCGCGAACTGCTCCGCGGCGTGTTTGGCACTTCGTCCCGGCGCCGCCGTTAG